The proteins below are encoded in one region of Sphingomonas sp.:
- the cmk gene encoding (d)CMP kinase — MIIAVDGPAASGKGTIARALARHYGLPHLDTGMLYRAVAATVLREELTPEKEADAVSACSFEDYLLDDPWLRTDEVGRAASVVSAHPLVRAALLNRQKKFAHQPGGAVLDGRDIGTVIAPDADVKLFVKATPMIRAQRRHLELRKNGVLTSLDKVLNDIRARDERDSRRSEAPMTQAADAVLLDTSFLSIDAAIQRAVALVEAARAKVSS, encoded by the coding sequence ATGATCATCGCCGTCGACGGACCCGCCGCCTCCGGCAAGGGCACCATCGCTCGCGCCCTCGCGCGCCACTACGGTCTGCCCCATCTCGACACCGGCATGCTCTATCGCGCCGTCGCCGCCACCGTGTTGCGCGAGGAACTGACCCCCGAAAAGGAAGCCGATGCGGTCTCGGCATGCAGCTTCGAGGATTATCTGCTCGACGATCCCTGGCTGCGTACCGATGAGGTCGGCAGGGCGGCGTCGGTGGTTTCCGCGCATCCGCTGGTCCGCGCCGCGCTGCTCAACCGCCAGAAGAAGTTCGCGCACCAGCCCGGCGGCGCGGTGCTCGACGGGCGCGACATCGGCACGGTCATCGCCCCCGACGCGGATGTCAAACTGTTCGTCAAGGCGACGCCGATGATCCGTGCCCAGCGCCGTCACCTCGAACTGCGCAAGAACGGCGTGCTCACCAGCCTCGACAAGGTGCTGAACGACATCCGCGCCCGCGACGAGCGCGATTCGCGCCGCAGCGAAGCACCGATGACGCAGGCTGCGGACGCGGTGCTGCTCGACACCAGCTTCCTGTCGATCGACGCCGCGATCCAGCGCGCGGTGGCGCTGGTCGAGGCGGCCAGGGCGAAAGTCTCTTCCTAG
- a CDS encoding YbjN domain-containing protein codes for MLDEAEFEREDAAPIDMLESYFAAHGWTFTREDEEIVAKVKGSWTEYELRGIWRDDDGVLQFLAFPDIRVPDERRAALYETIGLVNEQLWIGHFELWSASGILLFRHAAMIDGDQPSLSLAQAELLVESAVDECERFYPVFQFVLWGGKTPADALASALIETQGEA; via the coding sequence ATGTTGGACGAAGCCGAATTCGAGCGCGAGGACGCAGCGCCCATCGACATGCTCGAAAGCTATTTCGCGGCGCATGGCTGGACCTTCACCCGTGAGGACGAGGAAATCGTCGCCAAGGTCAAGGGCAGCTGGACCGAATATGAGCTGCGCGGCATCTGGCGCGACGATGACGGCGTGCTCCAGTTCCTGGCATTCCCGGACATCCGCGTGCCCGATGAGCGCCGCGCGGCGCTCTACGAGACGATCGGACTGGTCAACGAGCAGCTCTGGATCGGCCATTTCGAATTATGGTCGGCGAGCGGCATCCTGCTGTTCCGCCATGCGGCGATGATCGACGGCGACCAGCCAAGTCTGAGCCTGGCGCAGGCCGAGCTGCTGGTCGAGAGCGCGGTCGATGAGTGCGAGCGGTTCTACCCCGTGTTCCAGTTCGTGCTGTGGGGCGGCAAGACGCCGGCTGACGCGCTGGCTTCCGCGCTGATCGAAACCCAGGGCGAGGCGTGA
- a CDS encoding P-loop NTPase fold protein, whose protein sequence is MEAAPSTDQNANVLDYLRYYTDPARELDYAVLVAGPWGSGKTYLLKNFLKSISIKPIYVSLYGMTSTAQIDEEFYRQLHPFLASKGMKVFGAIVRGAVKGTLKIDLNGDGKDDGAWSAGIPEIDLAKELGNPRERLLVFDDLERVKMPVSEVLGYINSFVEHDGLKAILLANEQEIVRHVDSRYPDIKEKLIGQTLTIAAPAETAFDVFVTTIQDGKTAEFLIAHKADILATHSAGGHNNLRMLKQAMWDFERVARHFEDRHWANPSAVLKAMDAVLALSLEHRSGRLKEGQIAKLIGNSFGRMFRSELNKEATPEQEIEDRYPHLDFDNTILDAGLLEAVIVRGESDGARVQAVLDGNINYAAVGDQPLWLRAWNSFLSDDATTAAIVTEVEQGFQERIFRVREELLHIFGVRLWYAKIGLIRQSPDELVAEGQAYIDDLEAQGLIPSTLQEEERGNDSLYAMKGTLEADNVSYQALAEYYAHAALRASEREYLAIAVKLFNRLESEPREFLLDLVHNGIRRSPYGDVPVLAALPSAYVAELAFNAAPDTQLELIQALGGRYEHNRFDRLAAERPWLRAFYKDLMARLPAAEPMNRHRLQSLLGRNLQPRLDAWGEEETFAALAAAQASAATPPPAPSPLASPAVTAPKAPKRPRAKKPIAGAGAQAETQE, encoded by the coding sequence ATGGAAGCCGCGCCGAGCACCGACCAGAACGCCAACGTCCTCGACTATCTGCGCTATTACACCGATCCGGCGCGCGAGCTCGATTATGCCGTGCTGGTCGCTGGCCCCTGGGGTTCGGGCAAGACCTATCTGCTCAAGAATTTCCTCAAATCGATCAGCATCAAGCCGATTTATGTCAGCCTCTATGGCATGACCTCGACGGCGCAGATCGACGAAGAATTCTACCGGCAGCTCCATCCCTTCCTCGCGTCGAAGGGGATGAAAGTGTTCGGCGCGATCGTTCGCGGCGCAGTCAAGGGCACGCTCAAGATTGATTTGAACGGCGATGGCAAGGACGATGGCGCCTGGAGCGCCGGCATTCCCGAAATCGACCTGGCCAAGGAACTCGGCAACCCCCGCGAACGGCTGCTGGTCTTTGACGATCTCGAACGGGTCAAGATGCCGGTCAGCGAAGTGCTCGGCTACATCAACAGCTTTGTCGAGCATGACGGGCTGAAGGCCATTCTGCTCGCCAACGAGCAGGAAATCGTCCGGCACGTCGATTCGCGCTATCCCGACATTAAGGAGAAGCTGATCGGCCAGACCCTGACCATCGCAGCGCCTGCCGAAACCGCGTTCGACGTGTTTGTGACGACGATCCAGGATGGCAAGACCGCCGAATTCCTGATCGCCCATAAGGCCGATATCCTCGCGACCCATTCCGCCGGCGGCCACAATAATCTGCGGATGCTCAAGCAGGCGATGTGGGACTTTGAACGGGTCGCGCGCCATTTCGAGGATCGCCACTGGGCTAATCCGAGCGCGGTCCTGAAGGCGATGGACGCTGTTCTTGCGCTATCGCTCGAACATCGCAGCGGCCGCCTCAAGGAAGGACAGATTGCCAAGCTGATCGGCAACAGCTTCGGGCGGATGTTTCGCAGCGAACTAAACAAGGAAGCAACACCCGAACAGGAGATCGAGGACCGCTATCCCCACCTCGATTTCGACAATACCATCCTCGATGCCGGGCTGCTCGAGGCAGTGATTGTGCGCGGCGAATCCGATGGCGCGCGGGTGCAGGCGGTACTCGACGGCAACATCAATTATGCCGCGGTCGGCGACCAGCCCTTATGGCTGCGGGCCTGGAACAGCTTTCTGTCCGATGATGCGACCACCGCGGCGATTGTCACCGAAGTTGAGCAGGGGTTTCAGGAACGTATTTTCCGGGTCCGCGAAGAGCTCCTCCACATTTTCGGCGTCCGGCTATGGTACGCCAAGATCGGCTTGATCCGGCAATCGCCCGACGAGCTGGTCGCGGAGGGGCAGGCCTATATCGACGACCTCGAAGCGCAGGGCTTGATACCGAGCACCTTGCAGGAAGAGGAGCGTGGCAACGATTCGCTCTATGCGATGAAGGGCACGCTGGAGGCGGACAATGTCTCCTATCAGGCTCTCGCCGAATATTATGCCCATGCGGCGCTGCGTGCCTCGGAGCGCGAGTATCTCGCCATCGCCGTCAAGCTGTTCAACCGGCTTGAGAGTGAACCGCGCGAATTTCTGCTCGACCTGGTCCATAACGGCATTCGGCGTAGCCCTTACGGCGATGTCCCGGTCCTGGCCGCCCTGCCCTCAGCCTATGTCGCCGAACTGGCGTTCAATGCGGCCCCGGACACCCAGCTCGAGCTTATCCAGGCGCTCGGCGGTCGCTATGAGCATAATCGCTTTGACCGGCTCGCCGCCGAGCGCCCTTGGCTCCGTGCCTTCTACAAGGATCTGATGGCACGCTTGCCTGCGGCTGAACCGATGAACCGCCATCGCCTGCAATCTCTATTGGGGCGCAATTTACAGCCCCGGCTCGATGCGTGGGGCGAGGAAGAAACTTTCGCCGCGCTGGCAGCCGCCCAGGCCAGCGCAGCGACGCCACCACCAGCGCCCTCGCCCTTGGCATCGCCTGCCGTAACGGCCCCAAAGGCGCCCAAGCGCCCGCGCGCGAAAAAACCGATAGCGGGTGCCGGCGCGCAGGCCGAGACACAGGAATAA
- a CDS encoding pyrroline-5-carboxylate reductase dimerization domain-containing protein, producing MAGAMLRRWLEAGVVAPENVFVVNRDDRELPTGVRQGRSFPDEPAPDLIQLGMKPQQIGEIPPLPAGDYGLISILAGADLATLQARFPGHAVVRAMPNLPVALGKGVVPLCGARIPGVEALMAPLGLVEWTEDEKLFEWAGTLSGCGPAFVYRFIDALAAGGAALGVPADQAQRLALATVEGAGLLAAQSDVSPATLADRVASPGGSTRQGMNVLDADDALVRLVRDTLAASARRNAEMAAEARK from the coding sequence ATGGCCGGGGCGATGCTGCGGCGCTGGCTTGAGGCGGGCGTTGTCGCACCCGAAAACGTCTTCGTCGTCAACCGTGACGATCGCGAGCTTCCCACGGGCGTGCGGCAGGGCCGGTCGTTTCCCGACGAGCCCGCCCCCGATCTGATCCAGCTCGGCATGAAGCCGCAGCAGATCGGCGAGATCCCGCCGCTGCCGGCTGGGGACTATGGGCTGATCTCGATCCTTGCCGGTGCCGATCTCGCGACGCTTCAGGCGCGTTTCCCCGGGCATGCGGTGGTGCGGGCGATGCCAAACCTGCCCGTCGCGCTCGGCAAGGGTGTCGTCCCGCTCTGTGGCGCGCGCATTCCGGGCGTCGAAGCGCTGATGGCGCCGCTTGGGCTGGTCGAATGGACCGAGGACGAGAAATTGTTCGAGTGGGCGGGGACGCTTTCGGGCTGCGGCCCGGCGTTCGTCTACCGTTTCATCGACGCCCTGGCGGCTGGCGGCGCCGCGCTCGGTGTGCCCGCCGATCAGGCGCAGCGGCTCGCGCTCGCCACGGTCGAGGGTGCGGGGCTGCTGGCCGCGCAATCGGATGTGTCGCCCGCGACCCTGGCCGACCGGGTCGCCAGTCCCGGCGGATCGACCCGGCAAGGGATGAACGTGCTCGACGCCGATGACGCGCTGGTCCGGCTGGTGCGCGATACGCTCGCCGCTTCCGCCCGGCGCAACGCCGAGATGGCGGCCGAAGCGCGCAAATAG
- a CDS encoding TIGR02300 family protein: MVKPEWGTKRACPKCGTRFYDLTKDEPVTCIACAYAWDPEPILKSKQPLPFEQVKAENKPEKEDSDLGDEDLDIADEDEEPSADDDVDLGGDDDLGVETGGDEDEN; the protein is encoded by the coding sequence ATGGTGAAGCCGGAATGGGGCACCAAGCGCGCGTGCCCGAAGTGCGGAACGCGCTTCTACGATCTGACCAAGGACGAACCGGTGACCTGCATCGCCTGCGCCTATGCATGGGATCCCGAGCCGATTCTCAAGTCGAAGCAGCCGCTGCCGTTCGAGCAGGTCAAGGCGGAGAACAAGCCGGAGAAGGAGGATTCCGATCTCGGTGACGAGGATCTGGACATCGCCGACGAGGATGAAGAGCCCTCGGCCGACGACGACGTCGATCTCGGCGGCGACGACGATCTCGGTGTTGAGACCGGCGGCGACGAGGACGAGAACTAA
- the rpsA gene encoding 30S ribosomal protein S1, producing MATTANPSRDDFAAMLEQTLGAADGFEGRVVIGTVTGIENDLAVIDVGLKSEGRVPLREFAAPGQKADLKVGDEVEVYVDRVENANGEAMLSRDRARREAAWDKLETEFAKTARVEGVIFGRVKGGFTVDLSGAVAFLPGSQVDIRPVRDVTPLMDIPQPFQILKMDRKRGNIVVSRRAVLEETRAEQRSGLIQSLAEGQVIDGVVKNITDYGAFVDLGGIDGLLHVTDLSYKRVNHPSEVLNIGDTVKVQIIRINRDTQRISLGMKQLESDPWDGAAEKYPVGAKLSGRVTNITEYGAFVELEPGIEGLVHVSEMSWTKKNVHPGKIVSTSQEVDVIVLEVDPEKRRISLGLKQAQSNPWEAFAAAHPVGSEVEGEVKNATEFGLFIGLDGDVDGMVHMSDIAWGISGEDALNLHRKGETVKAVVLAIEPDKERISLGMKQLERGGPSSAASPVSGDKLNKNAIVTVTVLEVRDAGLEVQAGDDGATGFIKRTDLGRDRDEQRPERFQVGQKFDAMVTGFDRSKKPTFSVKAMQIAEEKQAVAQYGSSDSGASLGDILGEALKAREEKK from the coding sequence ATGGCCACTACGGCAAACCCGAGCCGCGATGATTTCGCGGCAATGCTCGAACAGACCCTTGGCGCAGCGGACGGCTTTGAAGGCCGCGTCGTCATCGGCACCGTCACCGGAATCGAAAACGACCTCGCCGTCATCGACGTCGGCCTCAAGAGCGAAGGCCGCGTGCCGCTGCGCGAATTCGCGGCGCCGGGCCAGAAGGCCGATCTCAAGGTCGGCGACGAAGTCGAAGTCTATGTCGATCGCGTCGAGAACGCGAACGGCGAGGCGATGCTTAGCCGCGACCGCGCCCGCCGCGAAGCCGCCTGGGACAAGCTCGAAACCGAATTCGCCAAGACCGCGCGCGTCGAGGGCGTCATCTTCGGCCGCGTCAAGGGCGGCTTCACCGTCGACCTGTCGGGCGCCGTGGCGTTCCTGCCGGGTTCGCAGGTCGATATCCGCCCCGTGCGCGACGTCACCCCGCTGATGGACATCCCCCAGCCCTTCCAGATCCTCAAGATGGACCGCAAGCGCGGCAACATCGTCGTCTCGCGCCGCGCCGTTCTCGAAGAGACCCGCGCCGAGCAGCGTTCGGGCCTGATCCAGTCGCTGGCCGAGGGCCAGGTGATCGACGGCGTCGTCAAGAACATCACCGATTACGGTGCGTTCGTCGATCTGGGCGGCATCGACGGCCTGCTCCACGTCACCGACCTGAGCTACAAGCGCGTCAACCACCCGAGCGAAGTCCTGAACATCGGCGATACCGTCAAGGTTCAGATCATCCGCATCAACCGCGACACCCAGCGCATCTCGCTCGGCATGAAGCAGCTTGAGAGCGATCCGTGGGATGGTGCCGCCGAGAAGTATCCGGTCGGCGCCAAGCTGTCGGGCCGCGTCACCAACATCACCGAATATGGCGCGTTCGTCGAGCTCGAGCCCGGCATCGAAGGCCTGGTCCATGTCAGCGAAATGAGCTGGACCAAGAAGAACGTCCACCCGGGCAAGATCGTCTCGACCTCGCAGGAAGTCGATGTCATCGTGCTCGAGGTCGATCCCGAGAAGCGCCGCATCTCGCTTGGCCTCAAGCAGGCCCAGAGCAATCCGTGGGAGGCCTTCGCGGCTGCCCATCCGGTTGGCTCGGAAGTCGAAGGCGAAGTCAAGAACGCCACCGAATTCGGCCTGTTCATCGGTCTCGATGGCGACGTCGACGGCATGGTCCACATGTCGGATATCGCCTGGGGCATCTCGGGCGAGGACGCGCTTAACCTGCACCGCAAGGGCGAGACGGTTAAGGCCGTCGTCCTCGCGATCGAGCCGGACAAGGAGCGCATCAGCCTCGGCATGAAGCAGCTCGAGCGTGGCGGTCCGTCGTCGGCGGCCTCGCCGGTATCGGGCGACAAGCTCAACAAGAACGCGATCGTCACCGTCACCGTTCTCGAAGTCCGCGACGCGGGCCTCGAGGTCCAGGCGGGCGACGATGGCGCGACCGGCTTCATCAAGCGCACCGATCTCGGCCGCGACCGCGACGAGCAGCGTCCGGAGCGTTTCCAGGTCGGCCAGAAGTTCGACGCGATGGTCACCGGTTTCGACCGCAGCAAGAAGCCGACCTTCTCGGTCAAGGCGATGCAGATCGCCGAAGAGAAGCAGGCGGTGGCGCAATATGGTTCGTCCGATTCGGGCGCATCGCTGGGCGACATCCTCGGCGAGGCTCTCAAGGCCCGCGAAGAAAAGAAGTAA
- a CDS encoding hemerythrin domain-containing protein, which produces MTTTTATRDSHGRFTGSKATPSSSNFGLIAGAAAGGAALGLLAMLGRKAAVQAPTALAGNWDEALAAEHAATLKVFDALEATDETNTTKRSMLLAHLKHALMKHAIEEESVIYPALREAGQREAADALNQEHGYVKQYLYELENIPTASPDWIAKLKQFRADIETHMREEEDVLFPQLRAQLSEEKNKALTLTMNKEGFKVA; this is translated from the coding sequence ATGACCACGACCACTGCCACGCGCGATTCGCACGGACGCTTCACCGGCTCGAAGGCGACCCCCTCGTCGAGCAATTTCGGCCTGATCGCCGGCGCGGCGGCGGGTGGCGCCGCGCTTGGACTGCTGGCGATGCTGGGCCGCAAGGCGGCGGTGCAGGCGCCGACCGCGCTGGCGGGGAATTGGGACGAGGCGCTCGCCGCCGAGCATGCCGCGACGCTGAAGGTGTTCGACGCGCTGGAGGCGACCGACGAGACCAACACCACCAAGCGCTCCATGCTGCTCGCGCATCTCAAGCACGCGTTGATGAAGCATGCGATCGAGGAAGAGAGTGTCATCTACCCGGCATTGCGCGAAGCCGGCCAGCGCGAGGCCGCCGATGCGCTGAATCAGGAACATGGCTATGTGAAACAGTATCTCTACGAGCTGGAGAACATCCCCACCGCCTCGCCCGACTGGATCGCCAAATTGAAGCAGTTCCGCGCCGATATCGAGACGCACATGCGCGAGGAAGAGGATGTGCTGTTCCCGCAACTCCGCGCGCAACTGAGCGAGGAGAAGAACAAGGCACTGACGCTGACCATGAACAAGGAAGGGTTCAAGGTCGCCTGA
- the aroA gene encoding 3-phosphoshikimate 1-carboxyvinyltransferase: MSHASPRPLSISARGPLRGRVRVPGDKSISHRALMFSALAVGESRIEGLLEGEDVLATAAAMRAMGATVERGADGTWRVHGVGVGGLLQPGQALDMGNSGTSTRLLMGLVASHGITATFTGDASLSSRPMGRVIEPLSRMGADITASPGGKLPLMVRGMNPAVPIAYTLPVASAQVKSAVLLAGLNTPGITRVIEPVPTRDHSERMLRGFGAELTVEDSPEGKIISITGEAELRAQHIVVPGDPSSAGFWMVAASIVPGSDVTIENVCMNPTRTGLVTALRMMGADIAELDPREVGGEPVADLRVRHAPLTAIEVPPDLAPSMIDEYPILFVAAALAEGRTVARGAHELRVKESDRIATMKTALEAAGVALEEFDDGLAITGSAGAPLAGNARVASKLDHRIAMSMVVAGLASAAPVSVDDVAPVSTSYPDFFQTLDALTE; encoded by the coding sequence ATGTCGCACGCCTCTCCCCGCCCCCTCAGCATTTCAGCCCGCGGTCCGCTCAGGGGGCGCGTGCGCGTGCCCGGCGATAAATCGATCAGCCACCGCGCGCTGATGTTTTCGGCGCTGGCGGTGGGTGAAAGCCGGATCGAAGGGTTGTTAGAGGGCGAGGACGTGCTCGCCACGGCCGCGGCGATGCGGGCGATGGGCGCGACGGTCGAGCGCGGTGCCGACGGGACGTGGCGTGTCCACGGCGTCGGTGTCGGCGGCCTGCTCCAGCCGGGCCAGGCGCTCGACATGGGCAATTCGGGCACCTCGACGCGGCTGCTGATGGGGCTGGTCGCCAGTCATGGCATCACCGCAACCTTCACCGGTGACGCCTCGCTGTCCTCGCGTCCGATGGGCCGGGTAATCGAGCCATTGTCGCGGATGGGCGCGGACATTACCGCCAGCCCCGGCGGCAAGCTGCCGTTGATGGTTCGCGGCATGAACCCCGCGGTGCCGATCGCCTATACGCTCCCCGTCGCCTCGGCGCAGGTCAAGTCGGCGGTGCTGCTCGCCGGCCTCAACACGCCCGGCATCACCCGCGTGATCGAGCCGGTGCCGACGCGCGACCATAGCGAGCGGATGCTGCGCGGGTTCGGCGCCGAACTGACCGTCGAGGATTCGCCTGAGGGCAAGATCATCTCGATCACCGGCGAAGCCGAGCTCAGGGCGCAGCATATCGTCGTCCCCGGCGATCCCTCCTCGGCGGGCTTCTGGATGGTCGCTGCTTCGATCGTGCCGGGATCGGATGTGACGATCGAGAATGTCTGCATGAACCCGACCCGCACCGGGCTGGTCACCGCGCTGCGCATGATGGGCGCCGACATCGCCGAACTCGATCCGCGCGAAGTCGGCGGCGAGCCGGTCGCCGATCTCCGCGTCCGCCATGCGCCGCTCACTGCCATCGAGGTTCCGCCCGATCTCGCCCCGAGCATGATCGACGAATATCCGATCCTGTTCGTCGCCGCCGCGCTTGCCGAAGGACGCACCGTCGCCCGCGGCGCGCACGAGCTGCGGGTCAAGGAATCGGACCGGATCGCGACGATGAAAACCGCGCTCGAGGCGGCCGGCGTGGCGCTGGAGGAATTTGACGATGGTCTCGCCATCACCGGGTCCGCCGGGGCGCCACTGGCGGGCAACGCTCGGGTCGCCTCGAAACTCGACCACCGTATCGCGATGTCGATGGTGGTGGCTGGACTCGCCTCCGCCGCTCCGGTCAGCGTGGACGATGTGGCGCCGGTTTCGACCAGCTATCCCGATTTCTTCCAGACCCTTGACGCTCTGACAGAGTAG
- the ihfB gene encoding integration host factor subunit beta, translated as MIRSELVQLLVQDNPGLSVREVEKIVAIFFDEIVERLAADGRVELRGFGAFSTRARDGRTGRNPRTGETVEVDAKRVPYFKPGKEMRARLNVA; from the coding sequence ATGATCCGTTCGGAACTCGTACAATTGCTGGTTCAGGACAATCCCGGGCTCTCCGTCCGCGAAGTCGAGAAAATCGTCGCGATCTTCTTCGACGAGATCGTCGAGCGCCTTGCCGCCGATGGCCGCGTCGAGCTGCGCGGTTTCGGCGCCTTCTCCACCCGCGCCCGCGACGGCCGCACCGGCCGCAACCCGCGCACCGGCGAAACCGTCGAAGTCGACGCCAAGCGCGTCCCCTATTTCAAACCCGGCAAGGAAATGCGCGCGCGGCTGAACGTCGCGTAA